AGTTCGGTGTTCGAGCGGGGATAGACCACATCTATTCCGCACCCCTTGACGGCGATAGTTATCCCACCCGCATCACACGCGGACCTGTGGGCGACAGTGTCAATGCCCTGAGCAAGGCCGGAGATGATCACCATCCCGGCACGGGCCACATCCGTTGTGATGACGCGGGCGATCTTCAGCCCGTAGGATGTAGGCCTTCGGGAACCCACAACGGCCACTCCGGGGCGGTCGAGACAACTGGGATCTCCGCATCCGTAGAGGCACAGGGGCGGGTCGTGTATCTCCCGAAGAAAAGTCGGATACTCTGGATCTTGAAGTGTGATGATCCAGGCCCCTAATCTCCGCATAACTGCAAGGGAATGCTCGATCTTTCTGTAATCAGGTCCGGATGCAATAGCCTGCCTGACCCGCTCGGGAAGGCGGGGAAGGCACTTCAAATCCTCGGCGGATGCGCGAAAAACCCCTTCCGGAGACCCGAAACGCTCGATGAGGCGCCTCCCCATGACCGGCCCGAGGCCGGGCACCATCTGGAGGGCTATCCACCCCCGTTTCTCCTCATCACGCATCCCTGGCCCCATTCCCGGACACCCCAGGCCGCCTGGCCGGAAGACACAATTCGGCTCGGGCGCCCCCCTCCTTTATCTCGGCCCGGGAGCGTTCAGCAGGTCGACCTTCGAGGGATTGCTCAAGCATTTGTCCGGCGAGCTTGAGACTCGTAAGTGGATTGCGGATCTCGTGGGCGAGCCCTGCGGCGACCACACCCGCGGTTGCAAGCCGTTCGGTCTCCTGGATCTTTCTCTGATATTTGCGGATTTCCCTGGTCATCTCGCGGAATCGGTCCATGAGCAGGGCTACCTCCGGGACCTTAACGACCGGGAGGAAGACCTCGGTCTCTCCACTCATTTCCCAGATGGAACGGGCGGATGTGATGGCCGTCCAGGAGATGACCGCGATCACGCAGATCGTCACGAACGCCGTCGGATAAAAAAAACGCCGGAACATGAAAAGGGACTATAGATAACAGGAGACCCGTGTCAAGGCCAGGTGTTTCAGGAAAAGATGGCGTCCCCGACGGGATTTGAACCCGTGTTGTCGGCGTGAAAGGCCGGTGTCCTGGACCGGGCTAGACGACGGGGACGATGGTGGGCCGTGCTGGATTCGAACCAGCGACTCTCTGCTTAAAAGGCAGATACTCTACCCCTGAGTTAACGGCCCTACGGTACGGGCCATTCCACTGTGGATGGGTATCGTTAGCATGAGCCCCCTTTTCTGTCAAGAAACAAGCCCGGTCGAGATGCAGCCGGGGTATTGGAAAAAGAGGAAAGATAGGGACCCGTACTGCATGTGCGCGATCGCCCCCATGGCATGCGGAGTGATCGCGCACAGATGTTCATTTCTTCGTAGGCTTTTCGTGCGTCGCCCGCATGGCCCTAGCAAGTTCCTTGATCTCTCCAAGGTCCTTGGTCATCTCTTCCCAGCCATACCAGTAGGCATAGTCGGGATTGACGTGGAAGAAGGCCTGATAGGTCCTCATGCGGTGCTTCATGTACATCTGGCAGAGGACCTGATCGATGTAAGAGAGCCTGTTCGGGTCCTTGTTGCCTTCCGATCCTCCCGTATGCATGAAGGTGAGGAGGAAGGGATAATTGAAGGGATAGTCTGCGGGCTTCTGTATGATGCCGTCCTTGTAAAGGGCGGCCACGGTCTCTATGGCCTCGGCCATGAGCCTGTCGGCCTTCTGCATCATGGCGTCACCCATCTCGAGCTGTGTCCTTGCGTAGCTCTCCGCGTGGCACTTGGCGCAGGTCTTGATCATCTTGTCCCGCTCTGTCTGCCAGGCCTCCTGGGTAAGCCGGACCATGTCAACGGCCTTCGCTGCCTCGAAAACCGGGGTGGTTGCGCCCGTCTCCGGGTTCAGGACCCCGAGGGCCTTCAGGATCGTCACCCGGTCTGCTGCCCACTGCTTGTCCTCAGGAAGCGGAAGCCTCACGCCAAGGAAGCCCCAGGCGGTCCGGTTCTCGTGATTCCCGTCCTTCATGTGGCAGTCCTGACACTTGGGGGCCTGGGCACCTTCGGGAAGATTGCCCGAGTCCTTGGCGAACCAGCGGGTACCATGCTTTGCGCTTGACCACATCTCCCACTGGGGATGATCGTAGCCCATATGGCACTGCTGACACGCCCTCGGGTCCAGGGCCTCCTTTTTGGAAAAGCTGTGCCGGGTGTGACATTCGTCGCAGGAATTGTTCTGAAAGCGGTACCCCTTGTCGCGCAGTTCCTTCTTCTGGGCCTCTGTCTTTATGCCCATGTTGTGGCATCCGCCGCAGCCCCGTCCGCCCTCTATGAGTTCATCAGGCGCGAGATGGGTGGCAGGGATGGCGTTAAGGGACGTCCAGCCGTGGTTGTGCTTTCCCTTGGAGAACTGGGTGAACTGCTGCTCGTGGCACTCGCCGCACTTATGTTCATCCGGAAGGACCGCCTTTGACGCGTCTGCGGCGCTCGTGTGCGCCTCACCATGACAGACAGAGCAAGTGACATCGGCGCCGGCGTGCTTGCTCACCCTCCAGTCGGCCACCTGGCCGGGGCCGATCTTCTCGTGACACGTGATGCAGGCCTCTTCCGCGGCCTTCGCCATGGCAATGCCGGAAAGGCAGATGGACGCGGATAAAACGACAACAGAACAGATCATACCCTTGCTCATTTTTTTCCCTCCTTTGAAGAAAACCTGAATCCGTGAGCCTACGGCCGGGGTATTTGTTTCGTGCGGCAAATAGCCCCCGTCCATGGGGGCAGATTTGCCGACGGCGCCCGTCCATGGGCGCCTCACTCCACAAATACCCCGGCCGTA
The genomic region above belongs to Deltaproteobacteria bacterium and contains:
- a CDS encoding cytochrome C, translating into MSKGMICSVVVLSASICLSGIAMAKAAEEACITCHEKIGPGQVADWRVSKHAGADVTCSVCHGEAHTSAADASKAVLPDEHKCGECHEQQFTQFSKGKHNHGWTSLNAIPATHLAPDELIEGGRGCGGCHNMGIKTEAQKKELRDKGYRFQNNSCDECHTRHSFSKKEALDPRACQQCHMGYDHPQWEMWSSAKHGTRWFAKDSGNLPEGAQAPKCQDCHMKDGNHENRTAWGFLGVRLPLPEDKQWAADRVTILKALGVLNPETGATTPVFEAAKAVDMVRLTQEAWQTERDKMIKTCAKCHAESYARTQLEMGDAMMQKADRLMAEAIETVAALYKDGIIQKPADYPFNYPFLLTFMHTGGSEGNKDPNRLSYIDQVLCQMYMKHRMRTYQAFFHVNPDYAYWYGWEEMTKDLGEIKELARAMRATHEKPTKK
- the dprA gene encoding DNA-processing protein DprA, encoding MRDEEKRGWIALQMVPGLGPVMGRRLIERFGSPEGVFRASAEDLKCLPRLPERVRQAIASGPDYRKIEHSLAVMRRLGAWIITLQDPEYPTFLREIHDPPLCLYGCGDPSCLDRPGVAVVGSRRPTSYGLKIARVITTDVARAGMVIISGLAQGIDTVAHRSACDAGGITIAVKGCGIDVVYPRSNTELLKDISRKGAVVTEFPVGTAPEPKNFPGRNRIISGLARGVLVVEAGLKSGSLITASYALDQGRSVMAVPGSVASPMSAGTHWLIKQGARLVESATDVLDELGHPVMADGPAPAAVGGGSGGSVPPDLSPEERAIYEQLEGGPLHLDDLAHLTALPVSRVSGLLMRMALKDAVRVLPGQCYQRNS